In Mycolicibacterium lutetiense, the sequence ATCGCCGGGCATTTGTCGAAGGGGGTCTCCGAACACGTGCTGGAGCGAGCCTTCGAATACTGGAAGAACGTCGACAAACAGCTCGGTGAGAAGGTTGAATCGTCAGTCCGGAATGGTGACTGACTGATCCGCGGCGGCGCCGGGTTCGAGGATCCGTGCAATCTCGGCGCCGACCGCCGCGCGCACGTCGTCGTCGCCGATCTCGTCCAATCCGGTCGCCGATTTCAGGAACGGCTCGAACAGTCGCCAACCCAGTTGCAGCGCAACGGCGTTGGCGACTGCCAGCCGTCCGCTCTGCTCGTTGTCGAAACGCGGTAGCACCTGTCCGAGCAGCCGCGTGACACCCGGAAACCGGGTCTGCAGTTGGCCCACCGGGTAACCGTCGAGAAGTGCCCTGGCCATCAACCGCATGTGTTGGTCCATGGCCTCGTCGATCTCGACGGCGCAGTCGCCGTCGTCCAACAACGCGGTGAGCCTGCCGCCGAGGTGGTCGAGAACGGCTCCGACCAACTGCTCTTTGGTGCCGAAGTGCCGGTAGATCAGCCCGTGGTTGACCTTGGACCTGGTCGCGATGTCACGGATCGACGTGGCCGCCGGCCCCCGCTCGGCGAACAGTTCCGCCGCGGCTGTCAGTGCGGCCGCCACCACCTCATCCTTGCCCACCGGACCGGCCATGTCCTTTACCGGTGGCGTCGGTGTAGTCATGTGGCTACACTAGCTCATGTACGGATGTAGTCACTTGACTACAGTCGCTTCGACCAGCACAAAGGACAAAGCCGATGACCGCTTCCACCACCGCTCGCCTCACCGTCACCAAGCTGGGCAGCCGCATCGGCGCCCGTATCGAAGGGGTCCGGCTGGGCGGGGACCTCGATGAAGGCACGGTCGCCGACATCCGGAGCGCACTCCTGCAACACAAGGTGATCTTTTTCGGCGGTCAGCACGATCTCACCGACGAACAGCAGCACGCCTTCGCGCGCCTTCTGGGTAAGCCAGTCGGTCACCACGCGCTCAAGCAGGATGACGCCCCACTCATCACGCCGCTCGATTCCGAGTACGCCAAGGCCACCCGCTGGCACACCGACGTCACGTTCGTGCCCGACTACCCGGCCATCTCGATTCTGCGGGCGGTGACGCTGCCCGAATACGGCGGATCCACCCTGTGGGCTTCCACCGCGGCGGCCTACGACCGGCTGCCGGCTCCGCTCAAGTCCCTCACCGAAAACCTCTGGGCCGTCCACAGCAACCGCTTCGACTACGCGGCGGCACCCGTCGCCGCGCTGAGCGAGGAACAGCAGCAGATGCGGGCCGCGTTCGAGAAGCCCGATTTCCGCACCGAACACCCGGTGGTGCGGGTACATCCGGAGACCGGCGAACGCACCCTGGTGGCCGGCGACTTCACCCGCGGCTTCCTCGGTCTGGACAGCCATGAATCCGCCACCCTGCTGGAGTTGCTACAGCGTCGGATCACCATGCCGGAGAACACTGTCCGCTGGAACTGGGTGCCCGGTGACGTCGCGATCTGGGACAACCGGGCCACCCAGCACCGCGCGGTCGACGACTACGACGACCAGCGCCGGGTGATGCACCGAGTGACGCTGGCCGGTGACGTGCCCGTCGACATCCACGGGCAGCCCAGCCGCCCGCTCGCGGATGCCGCTCTGCTCCAGGCGGTCTGACTCACATCTTGATCGCGGGCATCAACCGGATGATGTTCCACATCCGGTTGCGCCTCGCCGACAGCGCCGAGATGGTCAGGGCACCGGCCCAGATCACCAGCAGCGTGATGATCGCCTGCCAGAGCCGATGATCGATCCCGCCGAGGATGAGCTGACGTAATCCGTTGACGCCATACGTCATCGGGTCGTAGTTGTGGAACGCCTGGAACGGCCGTGACGTGGTTTCCACCGGGTACATCCCGCCGGCGCTGACCAACTGGAGCATGAGCAGGGCCATCAGCAGCACCCGACCCACCGCGGGCCCGACGAGGGCGGTGACCGCTTGGGTCGCGGCCACAAAGGCGCACGACACCAGGATCATGAAGCCCAGCATCGCGACCGGATGCACCACGTGCATGCCGAGCGCGAACCTCACCACGCAGTACAGGATGATCGCCTGGAACACCCCGATAACTGCCGCGGGCAGGTAGCTGGCGAGCACCACCCGGATCGCCAGCACCTCCGCGGCAATCGGTCGGTTCTGCAACGGACGCAACACCATCCACAGCACCAGGGCACCGAAGAACAGCGCGAGCGTGATGAAGAACGGCGCCATCCCGGTGCCGAAGTTGAGTGCGGAGTTCTCGGCCGAGTTCTGCAGATGAACCGGGCCGCCGATGGTGTCGGCGATCGCCTCCTTCTGGGCGGGAGTCCAATCCGGCACCTGACCGGCGCCGTCGGCGAGCTTGGTGGCCAACTCGGCCGATCCGCTCCGCAACTGGGTGGTCCCGGATTTCAGCTGCCCGGCACCCGTGTCGAGTTTGGCGATACCACTGGCCAATTCGGCATTACCCGAGGCGAGCTGCTGGGCTCCCCCGCGCAGCTGGTTCAGCTTGGCGTTGAGATCGGAGTTCTTGCTGCCCACCTGATCGAGTGCCGAGTTCAGCGGGCTGCCGGGGTTACGCAACGACGAGGTCATCGAGATCGCCGCGTTCTCGGCATCGGTGAGTTGTCGACGGATCTGTGGAGTGAACTGGTGGGCCCGAAGATCATCCGCCACCCCGCGCAGGGTCCCGGCGGCGTTGTTGGCGATCGGATCGGGACTGGTCGACAGCTGGTCGATCACCGAGGTCAGCGCCGCCGCGGCAGAGTCCTGCGCCCCGGTGATGGCACCGATCTGGTCGTTGGCCTGCCGCAGTGCGGCGGTCCCGTCTTCGAGTTCCTGGGTGTCGCCACCGATCTTCGACAGCGCCGAGGTGACCGCGACCAGCGGATCGGTGGCCTTGTTGATCTCAGCGGAGAGCTGCTTGGCACCGGTGGCCAGCTGCGCCGAGCCGGACCGCGCAGTGTGCAGCCCGGCGGTCAGCTGACCGGCGCCGTCGTCGACTTTGAGTGCGCCGTCGGCGAGTTGGGCCGCGCCGTCGGCGGCCTGCTTGATCCCAGCACCGGAGCTGACCACCACGGAGAGCACCTGGTTGACCGCCTGGCCCGAGATCCGTGTCGAGACGGCGTTGAGCACCTGGTCGATCGCAGTGCGGCCGATGTTCGAGGAGATGTAGTTGTTGGCGTCGTTGTAGACCGCGTTCAGGTTGGCCTGCTTGGGGTTACCGGTCAGCGGTGAGGCGATCGCCTCACTGAAATCCGGCGGCAGGTCCAGCATGAAGTAGTACGTGCCGTGGTCGACGCCGTTGCGTGCCTCGTCCTCATCCACCACATGCCAGTTCAGGCTGGCGTCGTCGGTCAGGCTCTTGGCGATCTCGGCACCGACATTGACGTGCTGTCCCGCCACCACCGCACCGCGGTCCGAATTGACCAGTGCCACCGGCATTTTGTCGACCTGACCGAAGGGGTCCCAGTACGCCCACAGATACAGCGCGCCGTATACCAGCGGGAGCAGCATCAGCACCACGATCGCGGCCCGGGTCATTCGGCTGCGGCCGAAGCGTTTGATTTCCGAGCCCGCAACCAGGTCGGTGAGTCCAGCGAACATCTCAGTTCTTTCCGGTCAGGATGCGGTGGTCGTGCAGACCGTGGTCGGGGGCTTCATGGCCGAGCGGATTGGTCACTCCGACAACGACACTGCGCTGTGTGGCGATGGCGCCGAGTCGCTCGACTGCGATCGCGCGCCGGCCGTGGTCCCGGACCTGTTCGAGATCACCGACCACGAGGATGGGGCGATTCGAGAACAGCGCCAGGGTGACCTTCAACAGGAACAGGTCGACGTCGGACAGTTCGCTGATGTAGGTCTGCGGTGCGGGCGGCGTCAGGTCGCCGAACACCTCGCGTAGTGCGGAGTCGCCGGATTCGGCCGGCACCCGTCGATACCACGGGGCCAGCCATCGACGTTGCTCGGCGAGCACGGTGCGCACGGTGACCGAGTCCTCCAATTCGTCGATGTCGGCGAAGGCCGCGATCGCGCAGTGCCGGCGGATGTCGCGGGGCCGGGACTCACCGCAGACGGTCACGGTGCCGTGGGTGGGCGCCAAGCGTCCGGCCAGAGTCAGCAGCAGTGCCGTCTGGCCCCATCCCCCGGGCATCTGGATGGCGTGAAAACCGGGTGTGAGCTCCAGATCGATGTCGCGGAACAGCGGACCGTGCTCACCGTCGACGCCGAGTCCGGCGGCGGTGATCTGCGGCGCATCCTCGACGCCTGCCCCGGCGTCGTCCTTGTCTTCCATCTCCGACCTTTCGATACTCGCTGGTATCCATTCGATACTAGCGAGTATTGTGTTGGTCATGACGGCTGTCAAACTGGCACGCACCCGACCCACGCGGGACGAGGTTCGCGACCGGATCCTGGATGCAGCGCTCACTGTTTTCGCGGCCGAGGGCTTCGCCGGCGCCACCATCGACGCCATCGGTCACGCGGCGGGATTCACCAAGGGTGCGGTGTATTCCAATTTCGAATCCAAGGACGAGTTGTTCCTGGCCCTGCTGGACCGGCAGTTCGAGAGCCGCGGCGCACTCATCGCCACCGCACTCGACGGCGGGCACGGGGACACTGCTGCGATCGCCGCAGCGCTCAGCCGCGCAACGCTGGACTCAATCCACGATCAGCACGAGTACCAGATCGTGCTGATCGAGTACTGGCTGCGCGCGGTTCGCGATCCCCAGCTGCGCGAACGCCTCGTGGCTCGCCGTCGCGCGGCCGCCGATCAAGCCCTGCGCATCGTCGAACAGGCAGGCACGTCACTGCCGGGGAAGCAGCTGTCGGCGCTTGCCCAGTTGGTCGTCACGATCAGCTCCGGTATCGCCACCGAGGAGGTGCTTCAACCGGGCGCGGTCGACATGGACACGCTGACCCGGCTGTTCACCGCCCTGCTGGAATCGACCCCCGGCGGGCAGTGACCGCTCAGGCCAGCTTCTTGTGTTGGGGCCGGCCGCCCGTCGCCTCGAAGATCACCCGATTGCCGATCTCGACCGCGTGATCGGCGAACCGCTCGTAGTAGCGGCCCAATAGTGCGACGTCGACCGCCGAGCACACCCCGTCATCCCATCGACGGTCCAACAGCAGGGTGAACAAATGGCGGTGCTCGGCGTCGACGGCGTCGTCCTCATCACGCAGGCGCGCGGCGACATCGGGGTCCCGCGACACCAATACCTCCTGCGCGGTCCGCGCCAACCTCACCGCCTGCGCACCCATCTCGGAGAAGCTCGCGCGCACCTCGTCCGGCAGCGCGCAATCGGGATGACGCAGGCGGGAGATGTCGGCGACGTGGACCGCGAGCGCACCCATCCGATCGAGATCGGCCGCGATGTGCATCGAACCGACCACGGTGCGCAGCTCACTGGCCACCGGCTGCTGCAACACCAGTAGTCGAAAAGCCGACTCCTCGATACGTCGGCCGTACACAGCGATGTGTTCCTGGTCGGCGATGACCTGCTCAGCCAACGGCAGATCCGAGTCCAGCAGCGCCTGGTTGGCCCGCTGCATCGCGCTGACCACCAGCCCGCACATCTCGGCGAGCTGGTTGCTCAGTGCCGCCAACTCGTCGTGGAACGCCTCGCGCATCGTCATCCCCTCCGGGCCGGGCGCCCGCCGCCCGGCGAGAATTGGGTACCCGGAATCGGGCGGGTGCTAACCGCCCGAGTTGATCGGCTCGATGGGCAGCCGTCGCAGTCCGGCGGGCGCTTCGGCCGGCACCACTGCATGCGCGGGCGCGATGGGCGCCAGCTTCCGGTACGGCTCACTCTGCGCCGGACGCTCGTCGTTCTGCCCGTTGTTCGGCCAGAGCGACGCCGCGCGTTCGGCCTGCGCAGTGATCGATAGCGACGGGTTCACCCCGAGGTTCGCCGAGATCGCCGCGCCGTCCATGACATGGAGCGTCGGGTAGTTGTACACGCGCTGATACGGGTCGATGACGCCGTGCTCGGCACTGTCACCGATGGCCGCCCCGCCGAGGAAGTGCGCGGTCAGCGGGATGTTGAACAACTCGCCCC encodes:
- a CDS encoding TetR/AcrR family transcriptional regulator, which codes for MTTPTPPVKDMAGPVGKDEVVAAALTAAAELFAERGPAATSIRDIATRSKVNHGLIYRHFGTKEQLVGAVLDHLGGRLTALLDDGDCAVEIDEAMDQHMRLMARALLDGYPVGQLQTRFPGVTRLLGQVLPRFDNEQSGRLAVANAVALQLGWRLFEPFLKSATGLDEIGDDDVRAAVGAEIARILEPGAAADQSVTIPD
- a CDS encoding TauD/TfdA dioxygenase family protein, with amino-acid sequence MTASTTARLTVTKLGSRIGARIEGVRLGGDLDEGTVADIRSALLQHKVIFFGGQHDLTDEQQHAFARLLGKPVGHHALKQDDAPLITPLDSEYAKATRWHTDVTFVPDYPAISILRAVTLPEYGGSTLWASTAAAYDRLPAPLKSLTENLWAVHSNRFDYAAAPVAALSEEQQQMRAAFEKPDFRTEHPVVRVHPETGERTLVAGDFTRGFLGLDSHESATLLELLQRRITMPENTVRWNWVPGDVAIWDNRATQHRAVDDYDDQRRVMHRVTLAGDVPVDIHGQPSRPLADAALLQAV
- a CDS encoding YhgE/Pip domain-containing protein, translating into MFAGLTDLVAGSEIKRFGRSRMTRAAIVVLMLLPLVYGALYLWAYWDPFGQVDKMPVALVNSDRGAVVAGQHVNVGAEIAKSLTDDASLNWHVVDEDEARNGVDHGTYYFMLDLPPDFSEAIASPLTGNPKQANLNAVYNDANNYISSNIGRTAIDQVLNAVSTRISGQAVNQVLSVVVSSGAGIKQAADGAAQLADGALKVDDGAGQLTAGLHTARSGSAQLATGAKQLSAEINKATDPLVAVTSALSKIGGDTQELEDGTAALRQANDQIGAITGAQDSAAAALTSVIDQLSTSPDPIANNAAGTLRGVADDLRAHQFTPQIRRQLTDAENAAISMTSSLRNPGSPLNSALDQVGSKNSDLNAKLNQLRGGAQQLASGNAELASGIAKLDTGAGQLKSGTTQLRSGSAELATKLADGAGQVPDWTPAQKEAIADTIGGPVHLQNSAENSALNFGTGMAPFFITLALFFGALVLWMVLRPLQNRPIAAEVLAIRVVLASYLPAAVIGVFQAIILYCVVRFALGMHVVHPVAMLGFMILVSCAFVAATQAVTALVGPAVGRVLLMALLMLQLVSAGGMYPVETTSRPFQAFHNYDPMTYGVNGLRQLILGGIDHRLWQAIITLLVIWAGALTISALSARRNRMWNIIRLMPAIKM
- a CDS encoding P-loop NTPase family protein, producing the protein MEDKDDAGAGVEDAPQITAAGLGVDGEHGPLFRDIDLELTPGFHAIQMPGGWGQTALLLTLAGRLAPTHGTVTVCGESRPRDIRRHCAIAAFADIDELEDSVTVRTVLAEQRRWLAPWYRRVPAESGDSALREVFGDLTPPAPQTYISELSDVDLFLLKVTLALFSNRPILVVGDLEQVRDHGRRAIAVERLGAIATQRSVVVGVTNPLGHEAPDHGLHDHRILTGKN
- a CDS encoding TetR/AcrR family transcriptional regulator; protein product: MVLVMTAVKLARTRPTRDEVRDRILDAALTVFAAEGFAGATIDAIGHAAGFTKGAVYSNFESKDELFLALLDRQFESRGALIATALDGGHGDTAAIAAALSRATLDSIHDQHEYQIVLIEYWLRAVRDPQLRERLVARRRAAADQALRIVEQAGTSLPGKQLSALAQLVVTISSGIATEEVLQPGAVDMDTLTRLFTALLESTPGGQ
- the phoU gene encoding phosphate signaling complex protein PhoU; the protein is MREAFHDELAALSNQLAEMCGLVVSAMQRANQALLDSDLPLAEQVIADQEHIAVYGRRIEESAFRLLVLQQPVASELRTVVGSMHIAADLDRMGALAVHVADISRLRHPDCALPDEVRASFSEMGAQAVRLARTAQEVLVSRDPDVAARLRDEDDAVDAEHRHLFTLLLDRRWDDGVCSAVDVALLGRYYERFADHAVEIGNRVIFEATGGRPQHKKLA